From the Danio aesculapii chromosome 9, fDanAes4.1, whole genome shotgun sequence genome, one window contains:
- the ddx3xa gene encoding DEAD-box helicase 3 X-linked a isoform X13: MSHVVVDGSHGLDQQLAVLDLNSADGQGAGTGHSPGWDGSRTNGFVNGYHDGRMNGTANFTRGPLRNDRGGRGGFRGNRNGASFNQPVHNAGYGTYENKDGGWNSVVNRDAYASFGGRSDRGKSAFFNDRGASSRGRYERGGFGGGTGGNSRWVEESRDEEDWSKPTPPNERLEHELFSGSNTGINFEKYDDIPVEATGSNSPGHIESFHDVDMGEIIMGNITLSRYTRPTPVQKYAIPIIKAKRDLMACAQTGSGKTAAFLLPVLSQIYTEGPGEALQATKASTQQENGKYVRRKQYPISLVLAPTRELALQIYDEARKFAYRSRVRPCVVYGGADIGQQIRDLERGCHLLVATPGRLVDMMERGKIGLDYCKYLVLDEADRMLDMGFEPQIRRIVEQDTMPPKGSRQTMMFSATFPKEIQILARDFLEEYIFLAVGRVGSTSENITQKVVWVEENDKRSFLLDLLNATGKDSLTLVFVETKKGADALEDFLYREGYACTSIHGDRSQRDREEALHQFRSGRCPIMVATAVAARGLDISNVKHVINFDLPSDIEEYVHRIGRTGRVGNLGLATSFYNDKNSNITKDLLDILVEAKQEVPSWLENLAYEHQHKSTNRGRPKRFSGGFGARDYRQMAGGGNTFGNRGARNTGGHGGNRGFGGNKGGFGSFGGDSYGGTYGNYGGNYTQVDWWGN; the protein is encoded by the exons ATTCTCCAGGATGGGATGGTAGTCGTACCAATGGTTTTGTCAATGGATATCATGATGGTCGTATGAATGGGACTGCAAACTTCACCCGTGGGCCTCTTCGCAATGACCGAGGAGGACGAGGTGGCTTTCGTGGAAACAGGAATGGTGCTTCCTTTAACCAGCCAGTGCATAATGCAG GTTATGGGACATATGAAAACAAAGATGGAGGCTGGAACTCTGTGGTGAACAGGGATGCGTATGCAAGCTTTGGTGGGCGATCTGACAGAGGAAAGTCTGCATTCTTCAATGACAGAGGAGCTAGCTCAAGAGGACG GTATGAGCGTGGAGGCTTTGGAGGAGGAACAGGAGGAAACAGCCGTTGGGTTGAAGAGTCCAGAGATGAAGAGGACTGGTCAAAGCCAACGCCCCCCAATGAGCGTCTAGAACA TGAGCTGTTCTCTGGGAGCAACACGGGGATTAACTTTGAGAAGTATGATGACATTCCTGTGGAGGCCACTGGATCAAACTCTCCTGGGCATATTGAGAGT TTCCATGATGTAGACATGGGTGAGATAATTATGGGCAACATCACCCTGAGCCGCTACACACGTCCTACTCCTGTTCAAAAGTATGCAATTCCCATCATCAAGGCCAAGAGGGACCTGATGGCCTGTGCACAGACAG GCTCGGGGAAGACTGCAGCCTTTTTGCTTCCTGTGCTGAGTCAGATCTACACTGAGGGACCTGGAGAGGCACTGCAGGCCACCAAAGCCAGCACCCAG CAGGAGAATGGAAAGTATGTTCGTCGTAAGCAGTATCCCATTTCTCTTGTCCTGGCTCCAACCAGAGAACTTGCACTTCAGATTTATGACGAGGCCAGAAAG TTTGCTTACCGCTCCAGAGTGCGGCCATGTGTAGTGTACGGTGGTGCAGATATTGGCCAGCAGATCCGTGATTTGGAAAGAGGCTGTCATCTGCTGGTGGCCACCCCTGGTCGTTTGGTAGACATGATGGAGCGGGGCAAGATTGGTCTGGATTACTGCAA ATATCTGGTGTTGGATGAAGCTGACAGAATGCTTGATATGGGTTTTGAACCTCAAATCAGGCGTATTGTGGAACAGGACACAATGCCTCCTAAAGGTTCTCGCCAGACCATGATGTTCAGTGCCACCTTCCCGAAAGAGATTCAG ATTCTGGCCCGTGACTTTCTTGAGGAGTACATCTTCCTTGCTGTGGGCCGTGTGGGCTCCACCTCAGAGAACATCACTCAGAAGGTGGTTTGGGTAGAAGAGAATGACAAGCGCTCCTTCCTCCTTGACCTGCTCAATGCTACAG GCAAGGATTCTCTCACACTAGTGTTTGTGGAGACCAAGAAGGGCGCAGACGCTCTTGAGGACTTTCTCTACCGTGAGGGCTATGCCTGCACCAGTATCCATGGTGACCGCTCTCAGCGTGATCGTGAGGAGGCGCTTCACCAGTTTCGTTCTGGACGATGCCCCATCATGGTTGCCACTGCT GTGGCTGCACGTGGCCTTGACATCTCCAACGTGAAACACGTCATCAACTTTGACTTGCCCAGTGACATTGAGGAGTATGTCCATCGCATTGGTCGTACAGGCCGCGTGGGAAACCTTG GGCTGGCCACATCCTTTTACAATGATAAGAACAGCAACATCACTAAAGATCTGCTAGACATCCTGGTGGAGGCCAAACAAGAGGTTCCTTCCTGGCTTGAGAACCTTGCCTATGAGCACCAGCACAAGAGCACCAACCGTGGACGTCCCAAAAG GTTCTCTGGTGGTTTTGGGGCCAGAGATTACCGCCAGATGGCTGGGGGTGGCAACACTTTCGGCAACCGTGGCGCTCGCAACACTGGCGGCCATGGAGGAAACAGAGGTTTTGGAGGCAATAAGG GTGGCTTTGGGAGTTTCGGTGGTGACAGCTATGGGGGCACCTATGGAAACTATGGAGGAAACTACACTCAGGTGGACTGGTGGGGCAACTAA